A single region of the Branchiostoma lanceolatum isolate klBraLanc5 chromosome 1, klBraLanc5.hap2, whole genome shotgun sequence genome encodes:
- the LOC136445177 gene encoding matrix metalloproteinase-19-like has translation MAISTELVTLLIWVSILSSSQGGGKKGLVGMNPHEYLHKFGYIKPLKQGVQHEPSTWEEAIRDFQLMSNLPVTGQLDSATTTKMKQSRCGVEDKLGTGLLGKGERSSTSDMRSRFEEDRRRTKRYTLQGEKWTKTHLTYYIVNNASSLPYQDVKAILNRAVQVWAEVSPLTFEEKRDGWADLYIYFARGEHTDGPENAFDGPGGILGHAFFPTNGHAHFDDEEKWTSEGKDGKNLFMVAAHEFGHTLGLAHSNVEESLMSPYYQDYKTDFVMPFDDVMAIQQLYGKVDADRYSANYLPPAGPTPPLNDGTNSIKPHLRPPRKRKRAPNGCKAKFDAIFLGKQGQTFAFRDKHFWLIDDDGISFGYPKMIRKQWPGLKGHIDAAFTSIYTNKTYFFRGRKLWRFDGFTLDEGYPKSTARTGLPAKPDAAFVWGGNGQVYIFKGSEFWQFNEVTERADPGFPRKIRATWLGIANNINAALQWRNGRTYFFKGDRYWRFDDVMRRKARGYPRSKAQAWMGCARADP, from the exons GAGTACCTGCACAAGTTCGGCTACATCAAACCCCTGAAACAGGGCGTTCAACACGAGCCATCGACCTGGGAGGAGGCCATAAG ggATTTTCAGCTGATGTCCAACCTCCCGGTCACCGGTCAACTCGACTCTGCGACCACCACCAAAATGAAACAGTCTCGTTGTGGTGTCGAAGACAAGCTCGGCACGGGGCTCCTGGGAAAGGGTGAAAGGTCATCAACGTCAGACATGCGCAGTAGGTTCGAGGAAGACAGGCGGAGAACCAAAAGGTACACACTTCAAG GTGAGAAGTGGACTAAAACGCACCTGACGTACTACATCGTCAACAACGCCAGCAGTCTGCCGTACCAAGACGTGAAGGCGATCCTGAACAGGGCCGTCCAG GTATGGGCAGAAGTTTCTCCTCTGACGTTTGAAGAGAAGCGGGATGGTTGGGCGGACCTGTACATTTACTTCGCACGGGGAGAGCATACGGACGGCCCGGAGAATGCATTCGATGGCCCCG gtggcatTCTCGGCCACGCCTTCTTCCCGACAAATGGCCACGCCCACTTTGATGACGAGGAGAAATGGACCAGTGAGGGGAAGGACGGAAAGAACCTGTTTATGGTGGCCGCCCACGAGTTTGGCCACACCCTAGGACTGGCCCACTCTAACGTAGAGGAGTCCCTCATGTCGCCGTACTACCAAGACTACAAAACCGACTTTGTGATGccatttgatgacgtcatggcaATTCAGCAGCTGTATG GTAAAGTGGACGCCGACAGGTACTCCGCTAACTACCTGCCCCCTGCCGGCCCCACCCCGCCACTGAACGACGGGACCAACTCCATCAAACCGCACCTGCGTCCACCGCGCAAGCGCAAGAGAGCTCCCAACGGCTGCAAGGCCAAATTCGACGCCATCTTTTTAG GTAAACAAGGACAAACATTTGCCTTCCGCGACAAACACTTTTGGCTGATCGACGATGACGGCATCTCCTTTGGCTACCCGAAGATGATCAGGAAACAATGGCCGGGTCTGAAGGGGCACATAGACGCCGCCTTCACCTCAATCTACACCaataaaacatacttcttcagaG GCCGTAAGCTGTGGAGATTTGACGGCTTCACGCTGGACGAAGGCTACCCGAAGTCGACGGCGCGGACGGGCCTTCCTGCCAAACCAGACGCCGCCTTCGTGTGGGGAGGGAACGGACAGGTCTACATCTTCAAGGGCTCGGAATTCTGGCAGTTCAACGAGGTCACGGAGAGAGCGGACCCGGGCTTCCCGCGGAAAATTCGCGCCACATGGCtggggatcgctaacaacatcAACGCTGCGCTCCAATGGAGGAACGGACGGACGTATTTCTTCAAGGGAGATCGGTACTGGAGGTTCGATGACGTCATGAGGAGGAAAGCCAGGGGTTACCCGAGGTCAAAGGCGCAGGCCTGGATGGGGTGTGCACGGGCGGACCCTTGA